The following proteins are co-located in the Hemicordylus capensis ecotype Gifberg chromosome 11, rHemCap1.1.pri, whole genome shotgun sequence genome:
- the RBMX2 gene encoding RNA-binding motif protein, X-linked 2 codes for MNPLTKVKLINELNEREAELGVQEKVSWHSEYSDSAWLFVGGLPYELTEGDIICVFSQYGEIVNINLVRDKKTGKSKGFCFICYEDQRSTILAVDNFNGIKIKGRTIRVDHVANYRPPKDSEDIDDITKALREKGCGVKTPPPSSPESSEDNEVEVKKHKKEKSKKKKKKKEKREHRKRVKEEQSAEAPPVKAKIKVEKEDPGYERFAGTSRQNWSTSGPRHASRAQPEPEPKHERARERSWERGRQEQGAPHRAHSEEKHQRVDVPRDRLRAAEGRRSRERWGGRDKPSSREKEASSCS; via the exons atgaa TCCATTGACCAAAGTGAAGCTGATCAATGAGCTGAATGAGCGTGAGGCAGAGCTGGGCGTGCAAGAGAAGGTCTCTTGGCATTCAGAGTACAGCGACAGCGCCTGGTTGTTTGTGG GAGGTCTGCCTTATGAGCTGACAGAAGGTGACATTATTTGTGTCTTTTCACA GTATGGGGAAATTGTGAACATCAACCTTGTACGGGATAAGAAGACAGGAAAATCCAAAGGTTTCTGCTTCATTTGCTATGAAGATCAGCGAAGCACCATTCTTGCAGTTGACAATTTTAATGGGATCAAG ATCAAAGGAAGGACCATTCGTGTGGACCACGTGGCAAACTATCGCCCTCCAAAAGACTCTGAAGATATTGATGACATCACAAAGGCCCTCCGGGAAAAAGGATGTGGGGTTAAAACGCCTCCTCCCAGTTCCCCAGAATCCTCTGAAGACAATGAGGTGGAAGTGAAGAAACACAAAAAAG agaaaagcaagaagaagaagaagaagaaggaaaagagagagcacCGGAAGCGTGTGAAAGAGGAACAGTCCGCAGAGGCGCCGCCTGTGAAAGCCAAGATCAAAGTGGAGAAGGAGGACCCGGGCTACGAACGCTTCGCGGGCACAAGTCGGCAGAACTGGAGCACTTCTGGGCCCAGGCATGCCAGCCGGGCACAGCCGGAGCCGGAGCCGAAGCACGAGCGCGCGCGAGAGAGGTCTTGGGAGAGGGGCCGTCAGGAGCAGGGAGCACCCCACCGCGCTCACAGTGAGGAGAAGCACCAGAGGGTGGACGTCCCCAGAGACCGACTCAGAGCAGCCGAAGGCAGAAGATCCCGAGAGCGGTGGGGAGGCCGGGACAAGCCGTCTTCCAGGGAGAAGGAGGCCTCCAGctgctcctga